A genomic region of Bombus pyrosoma isolate SC7728 linkage group LG6, ASM1482585v1, whole genome shotgun sequence contains the following coding sequences:
- the LOC122568676 gene encoding uncharacterized protein LOC122568676 isoform X2, which produces MDPRCKKPRDFVAAYKNLAEEIHKRNRLCIKWFQKYEWLLDEHKKLQKELEKLCEEKQTVIATETFERKEGKTCLPAPITTSGEYGWLASKPKFQLEIYGAYRPQYPDPLKEITPLFGNMPALPVGIGYIW; this is translated from the exons atggATCCACGGTGCAAAAAGCCTCGCGATTTTGTAGCAGCCTATAAAAATTTAGCCGAGGAAATTCACAAGAGAAACCGCTTATGTATAAAATGGTTTCAGAAGTATGAATGGTTATTAGATGAACacaa GAAATTACAGAAAGAATTAGAGAAATTGTGCGAAGAAAAGCAAACGGTTATTGCCACGGAAACGTTCGAGCGAAAGGAGGGAAAAACTTGTTTGCCAGCTCCGATTACTACTAGTGGCGag TACGGTTGGCTCGCATCGAAACCAAAATTTCAATTGGAAATATATGGAGCTTATAGACCGCAATATCCCGATCCTCTTAAAGAAATAACGCcattatttggaaatatgCCTGCTCTTCCAGTAGGCATAGGttatatttggtaa
- the LOC122568675 gene encoding mesencephalic astrocyte-derived neurotrophic factor homolog: protein MNSSVLLTFFVILGLVYTVTALKNDECEVCINTVERFVNTLSEDVKKDTKKIEAAFKDFCKGTKSKENRFCYYLGGLEESATGILSELSKPISWSMPANKVCEKLKKKDSQICDLRYEKQIDIDTVDLKKLKVRDLRKILSDWDETCDGCIEKTDFIKRIEELKPKYSRNANSEL from the exons ATGAATAGTTCAGtattattaactttctttGTTATTCTTGGATTGGTATATACTGTCACAGCtttgaaaaatgatgaatgtgaag tatGTATAAATACTGTGGAAAGGTTTGTGAATACTTTAAGTGAAGATgtgaaaaaagatacaaaaaagaTCGAAGCAGCATTTAAAGACTTTTGTAAAGGTACTAAATCTAAGGAAAACAGATTT TGTTATTATTTAGGTGGTCTGGAAGAATCTGCCACAGGTATTTTAAGTGAATTAAGTAAACCTATATCTTGGTCTATGCCTGCAAATAAAGTatgtgaaaaattgaagaagaagGATTCTCAAATATGTGATTTGAGATATG aGAAACAAATTGATATTGATACTGTTGATTTAAAAAAGCTTAAAGTACGTGATTTGAGGAAAATCTTGAGTGACTGGGATGAAACATGTGATGGTTGCATAGAGAAAAcagattttattaaacgaattgAAGAACTGAAACCCAAATATTCTCGTAATGCAAACTCAGAACTCTGA
- the LOC122568673 gene encoding lethal(2)neighbour of Tid protein, translating to MAPRREFRFNLNSTKVSKKNTKKWYENYLEWGKLSSLFTDPRKLFLIGRLFIILEIILNILIIEKIPYTEIDWKAYMQEVEGFLNGTLDYSKLKGDTGPLVYPAGFVYIFSILYFITEHGTKIKIAQYFFAVLYIVLLTLVFRIYTKTKKVPPYVLIIMCCTSYRVHSIFTLRLFNDPVAMVLLFASLNAFLDDQWYLGSIFYSMAVSVKMNILLFAPALLIVYICNLGILKTIIHLLICALIQLVLGLPFLLNNPFAYIKGAFNLGRIFEFKWTVNWRFLPEHIFVHSYFHVSLLVLHILTLIYCTSSWIKYMKSYAKLKYMEKKLQPQLKKKEKVDMSTMSQLFIFPMFAANFIGVTFSRSLHYQFYIWYYHTLPYIAWCTDYKTVIKLTILGIIELCWNTYPSTVFSSISLHICHLMLLFGFMKHKSKTEKGK from the coding sequence ATGGCGCCGCGCAGAGAATTTCGATTTAACCTCAATTCGACAAaagtatcgaagaaaaataccaaaaaatGGTATGAGAATTACTTAGAATGGGGAAAATTAAGTTCCTTATTCACAGATccaagaaaattgtttttaattggAAGACTGTTTATCATTTTGGAAATCATTCTAAACATATTGATTATCGAAAAGATACCATATACAGAAATCGACTGGAAAGCATATATGCAAGAAGTCGAGGGCTTTTTGAATGGAACGTTGGATTACTCGAAATTGAAAGGTGACACTGGACCATTAGTCTACCCTGCAggatttgtttatatattttctatattgtaCTTCATCACGGAACATggaacaaagataaaaatagcACAGTATTTCTTTGCAGTTCTATATATTGTGCTACTCACATTAGTTTTTCGAATTTATACGAAAACTAAAAAAGTTCCTCCGTATGTTTTGATCATTATGTGTTGTACATCTTATAGAGTTCATTCTATATTTACCTTAAGACTTTTTAATGATCCAGTTGCAATGGTGTTGTTATTTGCTAGTCTGAACGCATTTCTAGATGACCAATGGTATTTAGGCAGTATTTTTTATAGTATGGCTGTGTctgtaaaaatgaatattttactatttgcACCAGCACTTCTCATAGTTTACATATGTAATTTAGGAATACTCAAGACAATAATACACTTACTTATATGTGCCTTAATTCAGTTAGTATTAGGTCTTCCTTTTCTACTTAATAATCCATTTGCATATATAAAAGGTGCTTTTAATCTTGGAAGGATTTTTGAGTTTAAATGGACAGTAAATTGGAGGTTTTTACCAGAACATATTTTTGTccattcatattttcatgtatCATTGTTAGTGTTGCatatattaactttaatttactGTACATCATCAtggataaaatatatgaagtcGTATGCAAAATTAAAGTATatggaaaaaaaattgcaacctcaactaaaaaagaaagagaaagtagATATGTCTACGATGagtcaattatttatttttccaatgtttGCTGCAAATTTTATTGGTGTAACTTTTAGTAGATCATTGCattatcaattttacataTGGTATTATCATACATTGCCCTATATTGCATGGTGTACAGACTATAAgactgtaataaaattaacaattttggGCATAATAGAATTATGCTGGAACACTTATCCAAGCACCGTGTTCAGCAGCATTTCATTACATATATGCCATTTGATGTTGTTATTTGGttttatgaaacataaatctaaaactgagaaaggaaaataa
- the LOC122568674 gene encoding zinc finger protein 277, producing MNSTEKYKDLLPINSVYNEDGTVFKSQFVGLDDKPYNTKCVLCDEKFILPKNEKELLSHLFEKHRLVIGDVWNIASLKSYIHYWSVKFKEEPLTKFCTTMLMDCTPAGEPSKNEKYYLLSDCISEDKTLRDEIHQAKLEWVLSEQARERKDTNFNRGCMFCRTEFSGLRITYIKHLAQKHNLYLGKPDNLVFIDEFLDKIQTAIENLICIYCEKLFKDRTALKEHMRKKLHKRINPNNKEYDKFYINNYLEPGKSWRHKQNTCTENDVVGDQSSENEDEDTWSDWNDEGIGISCLFCTYSDKHFHLILTHMKAEHDFDFKIASKDLTFYQKVKVVNYVRRQIHLKQCVFCEIKVDTVLEHMKEENHFKIPSQKVWDQPEYYFPMNENESFLYNLDTSSTSDEESDIENATETMYETLK from the exons ATGAATTCGAcag aaaaatataaagatttgTTACCTATAAACAGTGTTTATAATGAAGATGGTACTGTATTTAAATCTCAATTTGTTGGACTTGATGATAAACCTTACAATACAAAATGTGTTTTGtgcgatgaaaaattcatacttcctaaaaatgaaaaagaattgttgtctcatttatttgaaaaacatcGTCTTGTAATAGGAGATGTTTGGAATATTGCTAGTTTAAAAAG CTATATACATTACTGGAGTGTGAAATTTAAGGAAGAGCCTTTAACTAAATTCTGTACAACAATGTTAATGGATTGCACTCCTGCTGGAGAACcaagtaaaaatgaaaaatattacttactTTCTGATTGTATTTCGGAAGATAAAACTTTAAGAGATGAAATACATCAAGCTAAACTG GAATGGGTTTTATCAGAACAAgcaagagaaaggaaagatacAAACTTTAATCGTGGTTGCATGTTTTGTAGAACAGAATTTTCAGGTTTacgtattacatatataaagcACTTAGCccaaaaacataatttataccTTGGGAAACCAGATAATTTGGTATTCATAGatgaatttttagataaaattcaaacagCTATTGAAAA tttgATATGCATATattgtgaaaaattgtttaaagatCGTACAGCTTTAAAGGAACATATGCGTAAGAAGTTACACAAAAGGATAAATCCAAATAATAAAgagtatgataaattttatataaataattacttggAACCTGGAAAATCATGGAGACATAAACAG AATACTTGCACTGAAAATGATGTGGTAGGGGATCAAAGCAGTGAAAATGAGGATGAAGATACCTGGTCAGATTGGAATGATGAAGGCATTGGAATATCATGTTTGTTTTGTACTTACAGTGATAAGCATTTCCATCTTATTCTTACACATATGAAGGCAGAACatgattttgattttaaaattgcatcaaaagatttaacattttatcaaaaa GTAAAAGTAGTTAATTATGTCAGAAgacaaattcatttaaaacaatGTGTCTTTTGTGAAATAAAAGTGGATACTGTTTTGGAACACatgaaggaagaaaatcattttaagATACCTTCACAAAAAGTGTGGGATCAACCAGA atattattttcctatgaatgaaaatgaatcTTTCTTATATAATTTGGATACAAGTAGTACTAGTGATGAAGAAAGTGATATTGAAAATGCTACAGAGACAATGTATGAAacacttaaataa
- the LOC122568676 gene encoding uncharacterized protein LOC122568676 isoform X3: protein MDPRCKKPRDFVAAYKNLAEEIHKRNRLCIKWFQKYEWLLDEHKKLQKELEKLCEEKQTVIATETFERKEGKTCLPAPITTSGENIRVIINVICMYIVEKYYLNIIDSLVL, encoded by the exons atggATCCACGGTGCAAAAAGCCTCGCGATTTTGTAGCAGCCTATAAAAATTTAGCCGAGGAAATTCACAAGAGAAACCGCTTATGTATAAAATGGTTTCAGAAGTATGAATGGTTATTAGATGAACacaa GAAATTACAGAAAGAATTAGAGAAATTGTGCGAAGAAAAGCAAACGGTTATTGCCACGGAAACGTTCGAGCGAAAGGAGGGAAAAACTTGTTTGCCAGCTCCGATTACTACTAGTGGCGag aatatcAGAGTAATCattaatgttatatgtatgtatatcgtggagaaatattatttaaatatcattgatTCGCTAGTTTTGTGA
- the LOC122568330 gene encoding DNA repair endonuclease XPF codes for MLEYENQIFLEILHEDGLVITAKGLGLETVFANILRAYIDPGNLVIVLGTTNHDEQYFIDFLKSQGLNQLPRIVSSEYTSDEREGLYLEGGVLFMSGRILIVDFIKKRVPLNLITGILVYRAHNILNSYQEAFALRLYRQHNKTGFIKAFTNSALAFTVGFMQVERVMKALFVKKLFLWPRFHTLVNNSLEKNKPDVIELHIKITPKMLNIQTSLLDIMNYIIKELKRLNKYLDLDDLTVENAIAKKFHKQLQSQLDPMWHQLSSTSKQLLSDLKMLRDLLACSTYEDCVSFYAMLNRLRTMEYAVKNSGWLMLDSVDALFKNAKDRIYNEKNEIKPEATPKWTALTEVLLEIENDNKKNKDNQNAEKVLILVHDRNICYQLRNYLTMGANKYLLYEAIKKLSHKEIAKTTEKNVEEKSTSAEDNEHNTEEEQDAYVLTLSQKVREENQSDSAAEDNKQQTLFEDCSQIVDLDLTNINTNTPIVLIQSLKKYGDPMALQRALTEHTPTNIIMYVADISAVRQIEVYQNNNPSIDLKVYFLIYESSVEEQEYLTSLRREKEAFHLLINAKTTMVIPEDQDGKSEDCLNLAIQSNADDELSTRKGGLSKISEIPNTVIVDMREFRSELPAILYTRGMKVEPITLQVGDYILSPDICVERKSISDLIGSLNSGRLYNQAIAMTRHYSKPMLLIEFDPNKPFCFQGYYYASKDVQNMYITSKLQLLTLHFPRLKLVWSPGPHATAQLFEELKQGKDQPNAEKVAQVGIEENKEVLAEKYNPRIQDFVSKLPGVTSKNLHLILGKGQSLDHLNKLTKEELTEMIENKTEAEMLYSAFHEKLSSAEEKSSTNSKKLASKGRGKKLFTKIKQ; via the exons aTGTTGGAGTacgaaaatcaaatatttttggaaatactCCATGAAGATGGTTTGGTTATTACTGCAaa GGGACTTGGCTTAGAAACtgtatttgcaaatatattaagAGCTTACATAGATCCTGGAAACTTAGTTATAGTTTTAGGGACTACAAATCACGATGAACagtattttattgattttttaaaaagtcaGGGACTCAATCAATTACCCCGTATCGTATCTTCCGAATATACTTCTGATGAAAG agAAGGACTGTATTTGGAAGGTGGTGTGCTATTTATGTCAGGTCGAATTCTTATAGtagatttcataaaaaaaagagttccgttaaatttaattactggAATTCTTGTATACAGagcacataatatattaaattcatatcAAGAAGCATTCGCTCTTCGTTTATATAGGCAACACAATAAA aCTGGTTTTATTAAAGCTTTCACTAATTCAGCATTGGCATTTACTGTTGGATTTATGCAAGTAGAACGAGTAATGAAAgcattatttgttaaaaaattgtttttatggCCGCGTTTTCATACACTTGTAAATAAtagtttagaaaaaaataag CCAGATGTTATCGAATTACACATAAAAATTACACCGAAAATGTTAAACATTCAAACTTCTTTACTTGATATAATGaactatataataaaagaactaAAAAGgcttaataaatat TTGGATTTAGATGATTTAACTGTTGAAAATGCAATAGCTAAAAAGTTTCATAAGCAATTACAATCACAATTAGATCCTATGTGGCATCAACTTAGTTCTACTTctaaacaattattatctgatttaaaaatgttacgtGATCTTCTCGC aTGTTCAACATATGAAGATTGTGTATCGTTTTATGCAATGTTAAATCGCTTACGTACAATGGAATATGCTGTAAAAAATAGTGGCTGGTTAATGTTAGATTCTGTAGatgctttatttaaaaatgcgAAAGACAgaatttataacgaaaaaaaTG AAATAAAACCTGAAGCTACTCCAAAATGGACAGCATTAACGGAAGTATTACTTGAAATTgagaatgataataaaaagaacaaagataACCAAAATGCTGAAAAAGTCCTTATTTTGGTACATgatcgaaatatttgttatcagttaagaaattatttaactatgggtgccaataaatatttactgtatGAAGCAATAAAGAAACTTTCTCATAAAGAAATAGCAAAAACAAC TGAAAAGAATGTAGAAGAAAAATCTACATCTGCAGAAGATAATGAACATAATACAGAGGAAGAACAAGATGCTTATGTATTAACATTATCTCAAAAAGTCAGAGAAGAAAATCAATCTGATTCAGCAGCTGAAGATAACAAACAACAGACTTTATTTGAAGATTGCTCGCAA ATTGTTGATCTGGATTTAACtaacataaatacaaatacaccTATTGTTTTGATACAGTCTTTGAAAAAATACGGTGATCCAATGGCATTGCAACGTGCTTTAACAGAACATACACCAACTAATATCATTATGTATGTAGCGGATATATCTGCTGTACGACAAATTGAA gtttatcaaaataataatccaTCAATagatttaaaagtatatttcttAATCTATGAGAGCTCAGTGGAAGAACAAGAATACCTTACATCTTTaagacgagagaaagaagcaTTTCATCTATTGATTAATGCTAAAACT ACAATGGTTATTCCTGAAGACCAAGACGGAAAATCTGAAGATTGTTTAAATCTTGCAATACAATCGAATGCAGATGATGAATTGAGTACACGTAAAGGTGgtttatcgaaaatatctgaaattccTAATACTGTCATAGTTGACATGAGAGAATTCAGAAGCGAACTACCCGCTATACTTTATACACGAGGCATGAAAGTTGAACCTATAACATTACAG GTGGGAGATTACATTTTATCACCAGATATTTGCGTTGAAAGGAAGAGTATTTCTGATTTAATTGGTTCTTTAAATAGTGGGAGATTGTATAATCAAGCTATTGCTATGACAAGACATTACAGCAAACCAATGCTTCTAATAGAATTTGATCCAAATAAACCATTCTGTTTtcaa GGATATTATTATGCTAGCAAGGATGttcaaaatatgtacattacTTCGAAACTTCAACTTTTAACTTTACATTTTCCTCGTTTGAAACTTGTATGGTCACCTGGACCTCATGCAACAGCacaattatttgaagaattgaag caaGGAAAAGATCAACCAAATGCAGAAAAAGTTGCACAAGTTGGaattgaagaaaacaaagaagtaTTAGCAGAGAAATATAATCCTCGTATTCAagattttgtttcaaaattaccTGGAGTTACTTccaaaaatttacatttaatattaggTAAAGGACAATCACTAGATCATCTTAATAAACTTACAAAG GAAGAACTTACtgaaatgattgaaaataaGACCGAAGCagaaatgttatatagtgCATTTCATGAAAAACTTTCTTCAGCTGAAGAAAAATCAAGCACAAATAGTAAAAAACTTGCATCCAAAGGTCGTGGAAAAAAACTGTTTACTAAAATCAaacagtaa
- the LOC122568434 gene encoding UPF0669 protein C6orf120 homolog, with protein sequence MRNIPIFLVLISCALASKDKLLHYVTDEVAGGSYKYYNLAYDGFIRIVLISEVGDTDLYASQITTKPTYEPDQYCLQSATCGDDVIVIPNSFKRPVSIGIYGHPSHENSKYILLVYETTDTENISFKRNLDIHNEVY encoded by the exons ATGAGGAATATACCTATATTTCTTgttttg ATATCCTGTGCATTAGCAtctaaagataaattattacattatgtgaCTGATGAAGTTGCAGGAGGttcatacaaatattataatttagcATACGATGGTTTTATTAGAATAGTGTTAATATCTGA gGTTGGAGATACAGATTTATATGCTTCGCAAATAACAACAAAACCAACATACGAACCAGATCAATATTGTCTTCAATCTGCTACATGTGGGGATGATGTTATTGTTATTCCTAAtag cTTTAAAAGACCAGTTAGTATAGGAATATATGGACATCCATCACatgaaaatagtaaatatattcttttagtGTATGAAACAACAGATACAGAAAACATatcatttaaaagaaatttagatATTCATAATGaggtatattaa
- the LOC122568676 gene encoding uncharacterized protein LOC122568676 isoform X1 codes for MDPRCKKPRDFVAAYKNLAEEIHKRNRLCIKWFQKYEWLLDEHKKLQKELEKLCEEKQTVIATETFERKEGKTCLPAPITTSGETLYGWLASKPKFQLEIYGAYRPQYPDPLKEITPLFGNMPALPVGIGYIW; via the exons atggATCCACGGTGCAAAAAGCCTCGCGATTTTGTAGCAGCCTATAAAAATTTAGCCGAGGAAATTCACAAGAGAAACCGCTTATGTATAAAATGGTTTCAGAAGTATGAATGGTTATTAGATGAACacaa GAAATTACAGAAAGAATTAGAGAAATTGTGCGAAGAAAAGCAAACGGTTATTGCCACGGAAACGTTCGAGCGAAAGGAGGGAAAAACTTGTTTGCCAGCTCCGATTACTACTAGTGGCGag ACTTTG TACGGTTGGCTCGCATCGAAACCAAAATTTCAATTGGAAATATATGGAGCTTATAGACCGCAATATCCCGATCCTCTTAAAGAAATAACGCcattatttggaaatatgCCTGCTCTTCCAGTAGGCATAGGttatatttggtaa
- the LOC122568337 gene encoding uncharacterized protein LOC122568337: MDMRFYEKIHLIGMAEYNTITAKLHDLLLNFQPDIMAQQEKMRFISEVSKIILAYIFHHEHNEFCLQHISFNTHATIHKILEIAHEIVLKTIKKTAKKSIISRECGTAKIAKIFELKHVNNILVSEGCMSLIEEILNKAILCLLKTFEMQE; encoded by the exons ATGGATATGcgtttttatgaaaaaattcatcTAATTGGTATGGCAGAATATAATACGATAACTGCTAAGCTTCACGATTTATTGTTGAATTTTCAACCAGATATAATGGCTCAACAAGAAAAGATGAGATTTATCTCAgaagtttctaaaattattttagcaTACATTTTTCATCATGAGCATAATGAA ttttgcctacaacatatttcatttaatactCATGCaacaatacataaaatattagaaattgcacatgaaatagtattaaaaactattaaaaagaCTGCAAAGAAATCTATAATTTCTCGGGAATGTGGAACTGCGAAAATTGCAAA GATATTTGAACTAAAACAtgtcaataatatattagtCTCAGAAGGTTGTATGTCActaatagaagaaatattaaataaagctatattatgtttattaaaaacttttgaaatgcaagaataa
- the LOC122568335 gene encoding probable inactive peptidyl-prolyl cis-trans isomerase-like 6: protein MWSLTQTVAIFINNKFLGNDMQFLHYISQDYIFSLPVGVEYYENLAAEQCKKFMEKSKRKYVYFTFSIDDTPIGSFVFMLYSDLLPLTCQYFLNLCTGYDEVKECYKDAYYINTCLHRIVKDGWLQCGGIGGFEPFQSDKNNAADVTIPDESYCVPHDRRGVLSMTNDGKHCNGSQFVVCLKPNPWMNHFYVAFGNINHQQV, encoded by the exons ATGTGGTCATTAACACAAACTGttgctatttttataaataataaattccttGGTAATGATATGCAATTCTTGCACTATATAAGTCAGGATTATATTTTTAGCTTACCTGTTGGTGtagaatattatgaaaatcttGCTGCAGAACAATGCaaaaaatttatggaaaaatctaaa agaaaatatgtttatttcacattttctatAGATGATACACCTATTGGTTCATTTGTGTTTATG cTATATTCTGATTTGTTGCCATTAACttgtcaatattttttaaatctttgcACTGGATATGATGAAGTAAAAGAATGTTACAAAGATgcttattatataaatacatgttTGCATCGCATAGTTAAAGATGGATGGCTCCAATGTGGAGGTATAGGAG GATTTGAACCATTTCAATCGGATAAAAATAATGCTGCTGACGTTACAATACCTGATGAATCTTATTGTGTTCCTCATGATCGTCGAGGAGTTCTTTCAATGACAAATGATGGCAAACATTGTAATGGATCACAATTTGTTGTATGTTTAAAACCAAATCCTTGGATGAATCATTTTTATGTTGCTTTTGG AAACATCAACCACCAGCAAGTATAG